A genome region from Leptospiraceae bacterium includes the following:
- a CDS encoding ATP-binding protein has product MEELKKKLNKLEYENSTLKDELLAVQNSLYLQHTIAKLNYSVTLNREEIKSKELTSGINEKQGSLYEIKNQIRKYAPILGLDPDGIRIIVTEAIQNIIEHGYGPYAEISLEINNLASNPYFKISFKHEMEPGRAYTLAQIEENAKKGDITSEAFDWDNPRGRGEFMMKELSDERQIINGVEYDDTGRKIHYFKRILINYKNPKGERVETSFDEIREEIDRLDKEEVVCYFHIDHKRSELDSITVITASEKDASVKQIMHSAGFQLTHKDNYSKTSFCTFKPNKEVTVEEIKELFASIKKTVTAEVQHKLGK; this is encoded by the coding sequence ATTGAGGAATTAAAAAAGAAGTTAAATAAATTAGAGTATGAAAACTCCACCCTAAAAGACGAACTTTTAGCAGTTCAAAATTCTTTATATTTGCAACACACAATCGCAAAACTGAACTACTCAGTAACACTAAATCGGGAAGAAATTAAAAGTAAAGAGCTAACATCCGGCATAAATGAAAAACAAGGCTCTCTTTATGAAATTAAAAACCAAATTCGTAAGTATGCTCCCATTCTTGGTTTAGACCCTGACGGTATTCGTATTATAGTTACTGAAGCAATTCAAAATATCATTGAACATGGTTACGGTCCCTATGCCGAAATTTCTCTCGAAATAAATAATTTAGCAAGTAATCCCTATTTCAAAATATCATTTAAACATGAAATGGAGCCTGGCAGAGCTTATACGTTGGCACAAATAGAAGAGAATGCCAAAAAAGGTGACATCACGTCTGAGGCATTTGATTGGGATAATCCACGAGGTCGTGGTGAATTTATGATGAAAGAACTTTCAGATGAAAGGCAAATCATCAATGGTGTTGAATACGATGATACTGGCAGAAAAATCCATTATTTCAAACGCATTCTAATTAATTATAAAAACCCGAAAGGGGAGAGAGTCGAAACTTCCTTTGATGAGATTCGAGAGGAAATTGATCGATTAGACAAGGAAGAGGTAGTTTGTTACTTTCATATTGATCACAAAAGAAGTGAACTTGATTCTATTACAGTAATTACCGCTTCAGAGAAAGATGCTTCCGTCAAACAGATAATGCATTCAGCAGGATTTCAACTGACGCATAAGGATAATTACTCTAAGACTTCTTTTTGCACATTTAAACCTAATAAGGAAGTAACTGTGGAAGAGATCAAAGAGTTGTTTGCAAGCATCAAAAAAACGGTAACAGCGGAAGTTCAACATAAATTGGGTAAATAA
- a CDS encoding NAD(+)/NADH kinase yields the protein MNQALIVMKKTKFELDLDLYKDLDFYKRICLIQNNSFDKIHNSHLRQLKSREILKQEVFPKGKFIFRDELEKLDLTQFSIVVALGGDNHFTYVAHHCENSKILGCNSDSETSLGALLAFTPTTLKETVEQNWKDTTVEHWSIISAEIIYPDGKKINTVNAVSEISIRNTNPDLTSRYVITYEDKKEEQKSSGLLLYTGAGSTGWYASCKADDNDESSFLKSAKFFRVYARELSRKARQKFKLTDFTVTTSCEIISEMNGGISIDALPERVYPFPAGSIAKLYLSNEKLKVITKKEKE from the coding sequence ATGAATCAAGCATTAATTGTAATGAAAAAAACTAAATTCGAATTAGACTTAGACCTATACAAAGATTTGGATTTTTATAAAAGAATTTGTCTGATTCAAAATAATAGCTTTGATAAAATTCATAATTCACATTTGAGACAATTGAAAAGTAGGGAAATTTTAAAACAAGAAGTTTTCCCAAAAGGGAAATTTATTTTTAGAGACGAGTTAGAAAAATTAGATTTAACTCAATTTTCCATTGTCGTTGCTCTTGGGGGAGATAATCATTTTACTTACGTTGCTCACCATTGTGAAAACAGTAAAATCTTAGGCTGTAATTCTGATAGTGAAACTTCCTTGGGAGCACTACTCGCATTTACCCCCACTACGTTAAAAGAAACAGTCGAACAAAATTGGAAGGACACTACAGTAGAACATTGGTCTATTATTTCTGCTGAAATCATTTATCCAGATGGAAAAAAAATTAACACAGTAAATGCAGTCAGTGAAATTTCTATTCGAAATACAAATCCAGATTTAACAAGTCGTTATGTAATTACATACGAAGACAAAAAAGAAGAACAAAAAAGTTCTGGACTTCTACTCTATACAGGAGCTGGTTCTACTGGATGGTATGCATCCTGTAAAGCAGATGACAATGATGAGAGCAGTTTTTTAAAATCTGCAAAATTTTTTCGAGTTTATGCAAGAGAGTTAAGTAGAAAGGCGAGACAAAAATTTAAACTAACTGATTTTACTGTCACAACATCTTGTGAAATTATTTCAGAAATGAATGGAGGAATTTCTATTGATGCTTTACCAGAAAGAGTTTACCCATTCCCCGCCGGCAGTATAGCAAAATTATATTTATCCAATGAAAAATTAAAAGTAATTACAAAAAAGGAAAAAGAATGA
- a CDS encoding glutamate-1-semialdehyde 2,1-aminomutase, producing the protein MTQEELFERAKKVAPGGVHSPVRSFRSVGGNPIFFKRAEGAYLYDTDNKEYADFCLSFGPLILGHRDPEIEEVVKETIGLAWTFGACEPYSLELAEFIVEEIPWVEKIRFVSSGTEAVMSALRVARAATGRDKILKFDGCYHGHSDALLVKSGSGLAGEASSDSAGIGKSHLQDTLVLPLNDEIAVEKLFSEHGNSIACLIIEPLPANYGLLIQRKEYIEKICQIAKSHGTLILFDEVISGFRVGMKGMGEHFSIKPDLVTYGKIIGGGFPVGAYAGSKELMDLVAPSGPVYQAGTLSGNPIGMRAGLAVLKKMKRDNLYSSLTQRTKKFTDELKSILNEKSEFEWDIDVFASIFWAHKKTESPIRTIDEIPSDHKEGFAKLFHSFLKEGIYLAPSGYEVGFFSNAHTDEVIEKILYKIKSISFHS; encoded by the coding sequence ATGACCCAAGAAGAATTATTTGAACGAGCAAAAAAAGTAGCACCTGGAGGAGTTCATTCTCCAGTAAGATCTTTTAGAAGTGTAGGTGGAAATCCTATTTTTTTCAAAAGAGCTGAAGGAGCTTATTTATACGATACGGATAACAAAGAGTATGCCGATTTTTGTTTAAGTTTTGGACCATTGATATTAGGACATCGTGATCCTGAAATCGAGGAAGTAGTGAAAGAAACGATTGGACTTGCTTGGACTTTCGGTGCTTGCGAACCTTACTCGTTAGAATTAGCCGAATTTATTGTAGAAGAAATTCCTTGGGTAGAAAAAATCCGTTTTGTCTCTTCTGGAACAGAAGCGGTCATGTCAGCACTTAGAGTTGCAAGAGCGGCAACTGGTAGAGATAAAATTTTAAAATTCGATGGATGTTATCATGGTCATTCAGATGCATTATTAGTAAAGTCTGGCTCAGGTCTTGCTGGAGAAGCAAGTTCTGATAGTGCAGGAATTGGAAAAAGTCATTTACAGGATACACTTGTTTTGCCGTTAAATGACGAAATCGCTGTTGAAAAACTATTTTCAGAACATGGCAACTCTATTGCTTGTCTTATTATAGAACCACTTCCGGCTAATTATGGTTTGCTTATTCAAAGGAAAGAATACATTGAAAAAATTTGTCAGATAGCAAAATCACACGGCACTTTGATTTTATTTGATGAAGTCATATCAGGGTTTCGAGTGGGGATGAAAGGAATGGGAGAACATTTCTCAATTAAACCTGATCTTGTTACCTACGGCAAAATTATTGGCGGAGGATTTCCTGTTGGTGCGTATGCTGGCAGTAAAGAACTAATGGATTTAGTTGCACCATCTGGTCCGGTTTACCAAGCAGGAACGTTAAGCGGTAATCCAATTGGGATGCGAGCAGGTCTAGCTGTACTAAAAAAAATGAAAAGAGATAATTTGTATTCATCACTCACACAAAGAACCAAAAAATTCACAGACGAACTAAAATCCATTTTGAATGAAAAAAGCGAATTTGAGTGGGATATAGACGTATTTGCTTCCATTTTTTGGGCTCACAAAAAAACAGAATCGCCTATTCGAACAATAGACGAAATACCTTCCGACCATAAAGAAGGTTTCGCAAAATTATTCCATTCATTTTTAAAAGAAGGAATTTATCTTGCCCCCTCTGGCTATGAAGTTGGCTTTTTTTCAAATGCACATACAGATGAAGTAATAGAAAAAATTTTATATAAAATTAAATCTATTTCTTTTCACTCATAA
- a CDS encoding NUDIX hydrolase: MEKFEDSFKFKSWKEVLIKNGIKIDSIKELYTVNKSNGEVLFSLVHINAVDSDNNKLLPIVLIRGHFVVVVTCLIEKETGNKYFLLVKQRRVANGDIFYEHPAGMCDSESDPWKVAVKEVGEETGLQITRENLRLLHTNPLYSSAGLLDEAGYFFACDIPLSRQEIDTYRNKSAGAVDENEVIITHVCTLTEAFQLIQNTNGLLATHLYVNDMGVNIS; this comes from the coding sequence ATGGAAAAATTCGAAGACTCATTTAAATTTAAATCGTGGAAAGAAGTATTAATTAAAAACGGAATCAAAATCGATTCAATCAAAGAATTATATACGGTAAATAAAAGCAATGGAGAAGTATTATTTAGCCTTGTACATATAAATGCAGTTGATTCGGATAATAATAAACTTCTTCCGATAGTTCTCATTCGAGGACATTTTGTAGTTGTCGTTACTTGCTTAATTGAAAAGGAAACTGGTAATAAGTATTTCCTTTTGGTTAAACAGAGACGTGTGGCTAATGGTGATATATTCTACGAACATCCAGCAGGTATGTGTGATAGTGAGTCAGACCCTTGGAAAGTCGCAGTTAAGGAAGTTGGCGAAGAGACGGGTCTTCAGATTACACGGGAAAATCTTCGTTTGCTCCATACGAATCCTCTCTATAGTTCTGCTGGATTGTTAGATGAAGCAGGGTATTTTTTCGCATGCGACATTCCTCTTTCCAGACAAGAAATCGACACATATCGAAACAAATCAGCAGGCGCCGTAGATGAAAATGAAGTAATTATTACTCATGTATGTACTTTGACTGAGGCATTTCAATTAATTCAAAATACAAATGGGCTTTTGGCGACCCATTTATATGTAAATGATATGGGAGTTAATATCTCCTGA
- a CDS encoding PaaI family thioesterase, translating into MIDFTNITTYKKIPNQENGTCFACSPINEKGLQMKFYTDEKSVFSSLKVPQHLCGWSNVVHGGVTTTILDETIAWTAIYLRQSFMLTKAINVEFLQPLFSEQEVRSIGNIIEVKNERELIVEASVFNNDNVLAAKATASIILFNSEQIRKRQIFPEQFLSDFEEKVFRK; encoded by the coding sequence ATGATTGATTTTACGAATATTACGACTTACAAAAAAATCCCTAATCAAGAAAATGGGACTTGTTTTGCTTGTAGTCCTATCAATGAAAAGGGTTTACAAATGAAGTTTTACACTGATGAAAAGTCAGTGTTTTCCAGTTTGAAAGTTCCTCAACACTTATGTGGCTGGAGTAATGTTGTTCATGGAGGGGTAACAACGACTATTCTTGATGAAACTATTGCATGGACAGCCATTTATCTGCGCCAAAGTTTTATGCTTACGAAAGCGATTAACGTTGAGTTTCTTCAACCTCTTTTTTCTGAACAAGAAGTGCGTTCAATAGGAAATATTATTGAGGTTAAAAATGAGCGAGAACTAATCGTAGAGGCTTCCGTATTTAATAATGATAACGTTCTTGCCGCAAAAGCCACTGCGAGTATCATATTGTTTAACTCCGAACAAATCCGAAAAAGACAGATTTTTCCAGAGCAGTTTCTTTCTGATTTTGAAGAAAAAGTTTTCAGAAAATAA
- a CDS encoding esterase — MQAGITQKKIGNLNCYEVKGKENGPVIILLHGFGANAQDLLPLHQYIKAPTGTNWYFPDAPMEMDLGGGYKGRAWFPLMSSAIEHVAKYGMNFSNLHPEGLDKANAEIMKLIEDINVPLDKITLGGFSQGSMLATDVTLRLAEDTNGLIILSGTLICQSEWTTLAQKKSKIQFFQSHGTEDPVLIYQNGKNLETILRESGMSGEFVSFNGGHEIPEKVLKRLGQYLLR, encoded by the coding sequence ATGCAAGCTGGAATTACTCAGAAAAAAATTGGAAATTTAAATTGTTACGAAGTTAAAGGTAAAGAAAATGGGCCTGTTATTATTCTATTACACGGGTTTGGTGCGAATGCGCAGGATTTACTTCCACTTCATCAGTATATAAAGGCTCCTACAGGGACTAATTGGTATTTTCCTGATGCGCCTATGGAAATGGACTTAGGTGGTGGTTATAAAGGTAGGGCTTGGTTTCCTCTCATGTCTTCAGCGATTGAACATGTCGCAAAATACGGGATGAACTTTTCAAATCTACATCCTGAAGGTTTGGACAAAGCCAATGCAGAAATTATGAAACTCATCGAAGATATCAATGTCCCATTGGATAAAATTACTTTAGGTGGTTTTAGTCAAGGGTCAATGCTTGCGACTGACGTTACTCTTCGCCTTGCAGAAGATACAAACGGATTAATCATATTATCCGGTACTTTAATTTGTCAAAGTGAATGGACTACTTTGGCTCAAAAGAAATCGAAAATTCAATTTTTTCAGAGCCATGGAACAGAAGATCCTGTTTTAATTTACCAAAATGGGAAAAATCTAGAAACAATTTTACGAGAAAGTGGAATGTCAGGAGAATTCGTTTCCTTTAATGGTGGTCATGAAATTCCTGAAAAAGTTTTAAAACGATTAGGTCAATATTTACTCAGATGA
- a CDS encoding YccF domain-containing protein: protein MSLLGNIIWLIFGGFLSGLGYIIGGIGTCITIIGIPFGIQAIKIGFATMAPFGKENIAIGSSSNPLRLLFNIVWLFLFGWEIALAHLFSAGLLALTVIGIPFAYQHIKLIPLALFPFGRELK from the coding sequence GTGAGTTTACTCGGAAATATTATTTGGTTGATTTTTGGAGGATTTTTATCAGGTTTAGGATATATAATCGGTGGTATTGGGACTTGCATAACAATCATAGGAATCCCATTTGGAATACAGGCAATTAAAATTGGCTTTGCTACTATGGCTCCCTTTGGGAAAGAAAATATTGCAATAGGTAGTTCTTCGAATCCACTCCGTTTATTATTTAATATAGTCTGGCTGTTTTTGTTTGGTTGGGAAATAGCATTAGCGCACTTATTTTCTGCGGGACTATTAGCGTTAACCGTTATAGGTATTCCATTTGCCTATCAACATATAAAATTAATTCCATTAGCTTTATTTCCTTTCGGTAGAGAACTAAAATGA
- a CDS encoding CBS domain-containing protein, with the protein MIKDPALLKVKDVMSKNVFTVNLQHTWIDAARKMSAKNIHHLVIVDENHKPLSVMSVTDFLKIALHENKSALHEKIENIRPNHRLISIRSDAFAYEAVNEMNIHLIESVVVLSEDGRLEGIVTTKDLMNAIFFDEKVKE; encoded by the coding sequence ATGATCAAAGACCCAGCCTTATTAAAAGTAAAAGACGTAATGTCAAAAAATGTCTTCACCGTCAACCTACAACACACTTGGATTGATGCCGCTAGGAAGATGAGTGCAAAGAATATTCATCATCTTGTAATAGTCGATGAAAATCATAAACCTCTGTCAGTTATGTCTGTTACAGATTTTCTAAAAATTGCACTGCATGAAAACAAATCCGCCCTTCACGAAAAGATTGAAAATATAAGACCCAATCATCGGTTAATTTCGATTCGATCAGATGCGTTTGCATACGAAGCAGTTAATGAAATGAACATTCATTTGATTGAATCCGTTGTTGTTTTAAGTGAGGATGGAAGATTAGAAGGAATTGTTACTACGAAAGACCTAATGAATGCAATTTTCTTTGACGAAAAGGTTAAAGAATAA
- a CDS encoding universal stress protein — MKNILVTVNFEEKETNTLINKAIELAEKFGSKIWLVHIAAPDPEFVGYEVGPQYIRDHRAEELKKEHRMVKKYADELREKKIDAEGLLVQGATVDMILKESNKLNIDLVVIGHHKHNLLYQIFVQDIDETIIHESKVPVLVVPFV, encoded by the coding sequence ATGAAGAATATACTTGTTACTGTCAATTTTGAAGAAAAGGAAACAAATACTTTAATTAACAAAGCTATTGAGCTCGCAGAAAAGTTCGGATCTAAGATTTGGCTTGTTCATATTGCTGCTCCCGATCCTGAATTCGTTGGCTATGAAGTGGGTCCCCAATATATCAGAGACCACAGAGCGGAAGAACTAAAAAAAGAACATCGTATGGTAAAAAAATACGCGGACGAATTACGTGAAAAGAAAATTGATGCAGAAGGATTATTAGTGCAAGGGGCAACTGTAGACATGATCCTAAAAGAATCTAATAAATTAAACATTGATTTAGTCGTAATCGGGCATCATAAACACAATTTACTCTATCAAATTTTTGTTCAGGACATTGACGAAACAATTATCCACGAATCCAAGGTCCCTGTTTTAGTTGTTCCTTTTGTTTAA